A genomic segment from Nicotiana tabacum cultivar K326 chromosome 7, ASM71507v2, whole genome shotgun sequence encodes:
- the LOC107779890 gene encoding carboxylesterase 1-like, translating to MSGQNDEIALIDPNVDPYRYLGIRRNTDDSIIRLPESTLPFATHLSLVFTKDLIINPTKNTLARIIIPRKILNSHNNTTTKLPLVVYFHGGGFVMAVSVDSPYLQSFCETLVAEIPAIIVSVDYRYAPEYRLPAAYDDCIESLHWIKNNPDELLKKYADFSKCFLMGTSAGGNITYHLGLQVAGISEYLKPLEIKGLILHDAFFGGNERTQSELRLACNKILSLNVSDIMWELGLPIGSDRDHPYCNPMVEIKSNENLFDQVKIQGWKFLVIGCDGDPLIDRQTELSKILKEKGVQVVDIFNEGGFHGCEFFYPKKLKELAVIIKEFVRG from the coding sequence ATGTCTGGTCAAAATGATGAAATTGCTCTAATTGATCCAAATGTCGATCCATATCGATATTTGGGCATTAGGCGTAATACGGACGACTCTATTATACGTCTACCAGAATCAACCCTTCCGTTTGCCACCCATCTTTCCTTAGTTTTCACTAAGGATCTAATCATTAACCCCACCAAAAACACTTTGGCTCGTATTATCATCCCTCGTAAAATACTAAACTCGCACAATAATACCACAACGAAACTCCCTCTTGTAGTATATTTTCATGGCGGAGGATTTGTAATGGCAGTTAGTGTAGACTCACCATACTTACAAAGTTTTTGTGAAACACTTGTGGCTGAAATTCCAGCAATAATTGTATCTGTCGATTATCGATACGCACCCGAATATCGACTTCCAGCAGCTTATGATGATTGTATCGAATCATTGCATTGGATCAAGAACAATCCTGATGAGTTGTTGAAAAAATATGCTGATTTTTCTAAGTGTTTTCTCATGGGAACAAGTGCTGGTGGTAACATAACTTACCATTTAGGGTTACAAGTCGCTGGAATTAGTGAATACCTTAAGCCTTTAGAAATTAAAGGGTTGATTTTACATGATGCTTTCTTTGGTGGGAATGAAAGGACGCAATCGGAACTAAGGTTAGCCTGTAACAAGATATTGTCATTAAATGTTAGTGATATTATGTGGGAGTTAGGTTTGCCTATAGGAAGTGATCGTGATCATCCATATTGCAATCCAATGGTGGAGATTAAATCAAATGAAAATTTGTTTGATCAAGTGAAAATACAAGGTTGGAAATTTTTGGTGATTGGTTGTGATGGCGATCCTTTGATTGATAGACAAACTGAACTTTCgaaaatattgaaagaaaaaggggtGCAAGTTGTGGACATTTTTAATGAGGGAGGGTTTCATGGTTGTGAATTTTTTTATCCcaagaagttgaaagaattggCCGTTATTATAAAGGAGTTCGTGAGAGGTTAA